From the Hordeum vulgare subsp. vulgare chromosome 1H, MorexV3_pseudomolecules_assembly, whole genome shotgun sequence genome, the window CTCTCTCATGGCTACATGCATTCCTATCAGTAGTTTCAGTCGCTAATGGTGATATCGGAGTAGCTACTAAGCTTTAGTTGGGCGCCCAGGCAGTGGTGAACACGGCTGCATGCCCCTTCCACGTGAGCACCAGCATGTCCTCCTCCCGCTTCACGCCCCACCCCGTCGCGTGCTCGCTCAGCAGGTGCCGCACCTCGGCCACCTCGTCCTCGCCGAACCCCACGCCAGCGAACCCTTTCCGCCGCATCCTCTCCGCAAGCCTCGCGCCGGACTCGGACCGCTCGGTGCCGTCGGCGCCGACGACGCTCTCGATCTTCTGGCCGACGGCCGCCTCGTGCTCCAGCCGCCGCGGGCTGTCCCTGGGCGCCGACGTGTCGAGCGCGTCGAAGAGGATCCAGTGGAAGTTGAAGCAGCCCGCGATGCGCGTGGCCAGGCTCGGCGAGTCCAGGTCGGCGTCCTCGTCGGTCACGGTGACCAGGCACGGGTCCAGCGCCCGGACCGCGTCCATGAAGCCGTCCCTCGAGCCAGGTGCGACGTGCCGGAGCCAGCTCTGGCAGTTCACGACGAGCGCCTCGCTGTCTCTTAGTCGCAGAGCCGGCGGGTCGGAGAGGACGGAGCCGAGTTCCTGGCAAACCGTCTGCAGCTTCGCCGGAGATGGAGTTGATGTGGCGGTGCTCTTGTTGACGACGTTGAACTCCAGCTGCACGCCTTTGGACTTAGCGAAGTTGGCCAGCCTGAGACCTATCTCCTCGTCCGGTACGCCGAGCAGCGGCGGGCCGGCGGGCCGGACGGACGGCACAGTGATGCGGAGCGCCGGCGCCCCCCCGGGCCTTTTAGAGAGCGCGTCGATGAGCGTGGGCCACTGCATGCAGCGCGTGACCCCGAGGTCGACGACGTGCACGGCGTTCCTCCCGGCGACGGCGCGGAGGATGGCGCCGTTGGAGGCCGTGAAGCCGAACCTGTGCCACGGGGTGAGGTCGACGTAGTCGGCGAGCTCCGTCACGGACATGGCCCGCTGTGATCCCAGCGCCGGCGGCGGCCCCATGCTGTCGGCCCGCGGGGAGCCGCACGTCCGGCATGCGCGCGCGACGAGGCCGCGGAGCAGCGACGAGGTGAGCCGCTGGTTGGGGTCGCCCTGCGCGGAGGCGATGTTGTTGAGCACCCACATGGCCTGCTGCGCCAGCGTCACGTCGTTGGACTCGAGCGCGGCGGCGCAGTGGAGGAGCAGCTGCTGGATCCGGGGCCCGTCCACCAGCGCGCCGGAGAAGCACATCGTGCTCTGCGCCCTGACCGCCCCTCCGCTCCGCAGCTCCTGCTCCATACTGCCGTGACCTCGTGCCCTATTGACACGTACTGGTACAAGATGTTGGACCAAGAGACTGGAACACCTGTCCTACATGATTGGGCAGGCTGGGATCATCTGGTCGATAGTTTTGACCTCTGATCAGGAGGTGTGAAACGAGGCAAATCCTTACAAGGCAAGTTACTATTGGAGGTGATTATTGAAGGTTGTTTTGGTTTGCATGTTGGAGTGGCTTTGGCCTATATATAGGGCCTGTGTGaaagattctctgcccatttccaTGAAGAGAAAATAGATCATATTCTTGACCCTTTCCACGGGTGGAAGGACAACGTGTTATCATTCTTAACGCCTTGATTTGTCTGATTGTGTCTGAAATTTGAATTGATTAGACTATGAGAGCTTTGAAGGGCCCTAGGTCGTGGCAAGTTTTGTAGGTTGCAGATTCTTCTCAGCAATTCCCTCTTCGGAAATTTCTTCGCAGTAGCTCTCCTTTTCAAATGATTTCAAGAGGTCCTCGTTTGGAACAATAATTTAACAATTATTTAGATCAGGGCTAATCTTAGGGCCTTTTCTTTTCCCCGACAAGAGAGTGAAAACCCCTCCCTTTGCGTCGATCGATACACAGAACACTCAATTACTTATTGCAACGTATGTATAAAGTCTAAAGTGCGATACAAAAGGCCATAGGGCGAGAGAAGAAAGAAAATTTAAAAAATTACAACCTTAGGGTTTAGCGGATCCTATCCGATCAACCCTCGAATAATGCATTGTACAACAGTATACCTTAAAGTAGAAACCTCAAATACATACTATTATATGAAATCGTAAACTTAATATTGGTTTGATCGTCGGTGGGGTAGAGTAAGATATGAGACACTAACCGGCTCACGGGAGTCAAGCTCCCGTGGTCTCCCATGTCCTACTCTTCCTCGTCAGAACCCGTAACCTCGACAATGCTGGTGGACGTGAGATCGATGACATATCCATTTTGAGTGGAGCCTACATCAACCAGGACGCGGTTATGATGCCCACACTGGTTCATCATACGGGATACCGAGAGTGTGActctgtaacgccccggacacacccgccggcggtcgttactcctggcgggatctagactggccccaacgtctgtgcatccagtccagtacatgtaccatgtcgtgtgccacgatgggtcacaaacattatgaacaacatgaccgcacacctgtccacaaacatccatgtaaccgcgagggtcggctctgataccaaacttgtaacgccccggacacacccgtcgacggtcgttactcctggcgggatctagactggccccacatatcaatactagtcttttctgcgcactttgtcctcactcatgcacacccgtgatgaacttcccggtcggtcacccatcctagaactactccaagccgagcacgcttaacctgtgagttctgttcgaatgggctcccggaaaagaaggaattccttattgatatgagtagtctatcatccctaataagccaggctatcacagacTCCGCCTCTCCAACATCCATCGTTGTGAGGGCCTTTGCTGCCCTCCATGCCCGCTACCTAGCACGATGGGCACGTCGAATGCTTGCGTCCGCGGACAACCATGGTTAGTCCTCGACGCGCCAACGGAGGGGTTATGCATCCACCACCGCGTTCGAAAGCCAGACGGACCGCACCGCCTCCGATGAGGCAGCTACGTCAGATCCATGAATCGGTTGTACGGATGCAATCGGTTCCCAAAGGAAGCAGTCTGAGCGTTGCCGTCAAGTGGCCGCTTCCTGGCATCGGTGAAGCGTAAGCGGGGCAAACAATTCCCCCTCGGGGCCATGTGGATGAACTCGTGGCCGACGGATCCGGAGGTGAAGGACTCGGATCCGCTACCCACCAGGATGCCTGAGAAGTTCGGATATCGTCGGAGGTGAGCTCAGGTGATGGAGGGGAGTGGATGGGGGTGGAGGGGAGGGAAGTGAAGTGGCTAAGGTTTGATCCGACGAGTGAATTAGTAGAAATATATGTGGGATCGGTTGAGCCAGCGTGGGCCACGCCCGACGTGACGGGCACGCCTGTGCcccccatatccgccccatatttagAGTGGATATGAGGGATGCGGTCAGTCCAGACGTTTGAGGCCCGTTTAAGGCGCCCGTCTAAATCTTTTTTCATGACTAGTTAGTGACTCGACGGACTGTCCGGACGTTTGAGATGGATTTAAgaggtccggctgtagatgctcttacaacTTAGGCCTCCAACCAAACGGGCCCTCGTTAACAAAACATGAGCTAAGTCTTGCTAACTGAGTCTAGTTTAGATGGTTATATTTTTTATGGTGGAACCAATCCATCAGGGTTTAAGTCCTAGACTTGACACTGGTGGtcgtattttttgaatttattttaggCCTTTCAACGATTTGTGTTCAGTAAAAAAAGATGTTTTGATCAACTACAAAGACGTATGTGAGGACTTCATCAATATCAAAATGTTATGTCGGCTCAGTATCTCAAAGATACACACATGGATATAATATATGTATGTGTGTTCATATGATTGAGAGCATGTGTGTGTATGTAGGCAACTGCGTTTGTACTGTGTTTGTATTGTGTGAAATAAAGAGCTAAGCCATGGGAAGAATATCTGGTGCTCCCGCGGCATCTAAAGTTAGGTGCTCTGATGTGACCTCGGCCGTTGGATCGTGATCCAGTGAGCAACATTATGGAATGTGGATAAAAACGTTATTTTGGATGTCAGggcattttttttgcaaaactttcatgttgaatttgtctattttgtttttcaaTGTGtatttcaattttgatttgaaatATTTAGGGATTCTACATTCATGTGATGTGAACATCCATTATTTTTTGAATTCTTTTAAAACATTTGAATGTGCATTTTCAAAATTTACAGCATGGAAGGACCAAAATGGATGGGAGCACAGATATTCTCCCCTTATCGATGGAGTGCACTGATTTGGTGATCAGTCTCTCTGGACACTCAAGATGCGAGGTTAGTTTCATATTCGCTAGCTGCCGCGCctccattgtcatcatcatgCCATAAATAAACTAGATTAAGGCGAGAGAGAAGGGTAGAAGGCGACCGCGGAAGCAGCCGTGGCCGTCGGAGGACGGGGCCAAAGTCGAGAGTAAAAATACCTCGATCTTGTCACTTCTATCCACGCCCCATTTTTCTATCGCTCGGAGGCGGACCCTCCCAGACCAGAACAACAAGCAGCAGGTAGGAGAACAATCCATGGGTGCGAGCATCTCTTGAGGCTTTAAGAAGCGGTTGCTATCACTCTGAGCATGGTCGAGACAAAATTAGGGGCATGTTTGTTTCCCTGCTTTGTCGTAATCGCTGTATTTTCTTGTTGATTTAGACGAGCGTTAGGTTGGAGAAGGATGCGAGGGTCGTGCAGTTTAGCTCCGGCTGATTGAGGCTGATTGATTTGGATGCACGTGTAACAGAACCTGTCACTTGTCAGTCAATATCTGTCAAAAGATACGACGCCAGGAAACTAAGTACAGTATTAGTTTTACTAAGGGGTGTTTCTTTTCAgtgactttttggtgtagggactttttggtgtcacatgagactaaaagggacttttttagtcccatgtgaaagaaacatgaTGGACTTTCAtggactaaaagggggtatttgggactaaaggaagaagtccctatggaagagagttttttgggcttttttggaactttttccaacagtgcccctacttttagcatgtcatttaataacttctagtatattactaggggtaccatagtctttttgcatgtcatttaatgacctataGTCGATGTTTAGTCCTTGAaaagaaacgggtagggactagagactttttagttgggactaaaaaaagtcctatgactttttaaagaaacagggcctaAATGGCCTCGGAAGATCGTCCTGCACTGACCCAGAAATCCTATTTCGTCGTGTGACCCCTTCATTCACGTATGTTCGTTGGGCTTGTGATTTGTATGTGTGGACGCCTTTCCATTAGGCGGCTTTGACCGACCGTGGTCCATGATCGTGTGTCACGTCGTCAACATGGTGTGTGTCGAAAGCGCCGGATGAAACGACGCTATACAAATTTTTCTGTCGCGTCTTGTAGTTAGGTGTTGTCGATCTTAAAACGCCGTTTTCCTAAGTGTTGTTGAGACGGAACACGCCTGTTCCTTATGCGTTAATATCAACATaaccagattgtatagttttctaTCTGCGCCACCACTGTCTTCCTTACCTGCCCAACTTACTAGGGCTTCTTAGTTGCGAGAGCATCTCACATATTTGACACATGTTAGACCATGTGATATTATGTAGGGGGTATTATTACTCATAGAGTAGTCAGATGAATTGACGCCTTTCGGTTGTTTAAATATTATTGCCCTTGCATCCACCCATCCGTAGTCCCCCGTAGTCCCCCGCAAGACCGTCATTTTTGCTCACCTCACCTTCTTTCACTCTCAAACCGAATCCATCAAGGaaggatgtcgtcgtcgtcgaccaTCAAGGACGCCGTCATTCCCTGTGTCCGTCGAAGCTTGTTGGCATTCCCGTCCACCAAGTAGGTATTTGCCCATGTTGTCTTTGTCCACTCATTTTTTCAGATCTCCAACATGAATTTCTTTTCTAGGCTTTAGTCCGcgttgtaaatcttgtaaaagttCATTAAATGTGCAAATGGATAAACTGTGGATGGTTCGGTTCATTGTGCATAAACCATCTTTCTGTCAACCAGCACCTGAGCCATGGCTAGAAGACTCGATCACTATCTATAACTAGACAGACACTCCGCGCGTTGCGGCTGGAACCTTGTTAAGAAAATGTATGGATAAGCGCTAGAAGATcaaaattaatgcaaaaacaaatataaaactTTCTTACATGACTTAATTCCTTGGAAAAAAATTAATGCATGAGGTGGTATGTTTTGCACGAAGAGATTAATGAAAAAATAACTTATGActccatgcatgacttgatgatgtggcattgctGCATGGAGAAGAAAATTAGCTAGCGGGTTgtagctatttaagaatagaggatTTCAAAGAGAAGCTCGTGGAGCATGGTTTACTCCATAATGATTTCATTTACTATCGAAGTGTGGTTTACCCAACTAACAGGATCAAGTGGAACTTCAGCAACATGAATAAGTTCAGCTCAGGTTACACGAGGATGTTGTAGTCAAGTAACGATGTGGTCATAAGGAACCCTAGGTGTAGGTCGCTGCGGAGCTTCAGCTCTAGTGTGTGGTTGAGGTTAAACACCGGTGGCAGGATGAGTTTGACTGAACTCACCGACGACGTCACAGTCGAGAAGATGACCGAAGAATACAAACCATTTCAAATGGTTGAATTGAATTGTTATAGTAGACCAGATTGGTTTGTAGACCCTTCTCCAATTACAAAAGTCGATGCTGTTAACAACTCTTAACTTCATGTTTGAAGTTTACTTCATGTTTGAAGTTGTTTCGTTATGATTTCCCACTAATTCAGAACATGTACCCCCTGTTGTGTGAAAACCCTAAATTTGCCATTGTGGTGGCATACTGTTATGATTTGCGCTATTCATGTTCATTTTACGTTCAATATGTTTGTAAATATGGTAGGTTAACATTGAAATAACGATATACAGTGCTATAACTTTAGACATACCAACTTTAGAGTAACCGGGTTTATTCCCTCTCTTCGAACTGAACAAAGCTTATTGTTATATGAACCTGAATCCAATCTAAATCGTTAGGTCTTTGCTGGCCTTTTTCCAAGTGTACCACTCTTCAAGTTGGTTCTGATACTTAGCTCTGTGTTCTCTCTTTTGCTtgtcctacaacatcttcttttcttttctctccacGTACCCGGCACCGAACCAATATAGCTCGTACTATCTCGTTTCAAGCCAACATTTGCTCGGGCACCTAGCACCTTCTTGGGATGTGTTCACAAGTGTGTTTCAGAAACTGAAGCAGGAATTCACATTTGAGAGGATATGGAAAGTTTGAATTGCAAAGAAAGGCGGAGGCCCCTTGGTGTGTCCGTAGTCGAATCCCCAACTACCCATTTCTCATTTGGTTCGTATCTTCAATTCATTGACGGTGTAGCAGGCTGGCACACCGCCATGGCAGTGTAGTATGTGTGGCACAAAGGAATCTAGTTCGTCGACGGATGGCATATCTGATGGTAGGAAGGTACCGCTACGGGGTCCTACAAGTTCATCCAAACTCCCTTTTTCTTTATGCGAAGAGGAACCCATGGTTATGTTGTGGATGTGCAGAAACAATGGTTGTGTGTGAGAGTTTATAGACGGTCCGCAGGTGTGTATTCAGAAATTGGTACATATGATATTATAGCTGGACGATCTTACCCTCACACGCTCTTTTTAATAGTTCAGGGGCCTGGCTCACTACATGGGCTTTGTTGGGATGGCCTTTGTCGTCATTTTTCCTTGTGTTTTCTTCATACAGGACGGCAGCCTAGCTCTTCCCTCTCCTCCCTATCCTCCTTTCCCCAAATCTACCACCCATTAACCTTGGTTCCGAGGGCACCTACGGCCGGCTGGCCGATGTTATGCCTATATGCGCACCCTAAGCTGGTCCCGACCGGCCGTACGCACCATAAATGCTTCACACGGTATGAAATGTGTACCGTTGTTGTGGTTTCAGGGCAGGTTCAACCATGGGAGGAAGTAAGTTGCCAtaattgccaaagcttttcctTTTTGTTCGATATATTGTCAAATTAGTTGGGTCGGGTGTTAGTTCAGAAGCTTGTTGTCTTTCAGTTTACCTCTTGCTCAGTTCTGAAACAAGTTGTCTTAGATCTAGTTCCCTTATTATTTCGTGGCTGTTGTGTGGAACAATGACAGTAGTTCGTCGCATTCTTGTGCACAGTACGAACGTGAATCAGTTCGGTGCTTCTTGTGCTAGCCAATCTTCGATcattgagtgtgatccttcatgtccaattattatgggacgtccttttctccgcaccgttggtgctaccattgacatgaaagaaggcaccattagattccaatttccccttaaaaagggaattgaacacttccctcgaaagaagattaagttaccttatgagtccgttattcgggtaggttattcttatggagttgataacacgtgatctttttgcatcatgcctagctcaaaggcataaaagaaagcgcttgttgggaggcaacccaatatattttttactttcagttttagtggtattgatgcttgttactactatagcaacatcattgtatctttgttttcaagctttgtgccaagttttagcctccgattgcaagaagttcaaaagttgtgacatgctgtccagaaacagattatgtatgcttgacggacaaattcaccaaaaatcaccaggtcatatttttgatctgaattcgtTTTACAACATGATCTATATAAAAAaaattctggcatctgttctgagttttttgatttgagttgcagaagtgccccgaaaaaattatttactacctgatgttctgtttttcacagattctaccacattttgcgttttcatcattttgcaaatcttaagcttgcttttcctttgcaaaaaccttttggaaatcatgagaaacagtagattttcatgaaaatctttattttcagtaggtaatgaattattttataatgggtactaaccactctaatcagcttatgatgagtttcgtatgaagggagttttcaagtatgcgatggaagatgatgaacgaatatccaggagtgtcaagcgctcaagcttggggatgcccccatgcacccccaagaaatattcaaggagactcaagcagctAACCTTggcgatgcccccgtgcatccccttctctatcaacaatcaatagtccgtccatctccatgttatatttttatcacttcatatgttatgcttggagcgccccgctctttactttttagtttgttttagttttccttgcttgtcataacaagtcggaacctagccttccttgtttgggagagaaacacactccattccatcctagaacacaacataggttttcatgcttatcttttatgtgtgttctttatcttttcatagtgctgtcatgcttagctcttagttttcatgctatatctttttaagagctttttttaggttgcttttgaaactctcttgagttatcatgcttatcttgtttggagagttggctcgttgcactgagttgtgtgtcttgcatgagtaggtaattgaggttgctatttaatatagcagtaacttgcaatagttttgaggtattgatttgagtaatgtgtggactattggtgccaagagcttgagcctgttagtgataggtgtcgtattttggaaatctgtgtgtttttcaaaaactaaaaattagttgagaactctagctactagattgatcgctaacctctggaggggttggaatatatagagtaccctcacgttaccatggttcgaggatgcgcaaggataaccaaacacccaaacactcctcctcgggctacttgtctctttgtaaatctcctaactagatagagagttaccgataataagtgtatgagttcttcggactaatgcgagtattcgattgttggcacttccaccatccatattttgctagcgtcttcggtaccatgcattgccctttctcaccttgagagttggtgcaaacatcgccggtgcatccaaacccttggcatgataagctctgtcatcataagtctcattatatctttcctcaaaagagccaccatacctacctattaaggcatttccatagtctttccgagatacattgccatccaacatccaccatctcatgacttgatcttcatgtcatacatgattttgcttgatcgaggagccgcatgctagttgggccttgcccttattattgctacatgacgcgctagtatcattgcttgTCCTGCTACACtggagaggcatacatttgcatacatcatgatagtttcatttgtctttatgttgagtacttcttataaagtgtgatgatcttctttttattcttgtaaaacatagagtgttgcccttaagtgaggaaaagatcccaaagaggacaaattaaaagatcccaaagaggacaaatgaaaatatcacaaagaggacaaataggaaataaatagaaagagccaaagaggccaaataaaaaagagaaaaaaagagagaagggggcaacactactattccttttgaaagatccacactcgtactccattgctatatttgtactacatagagattatcattcatgcataactatgtggggacccttacactatagaacttggcttgcatattccattgTTCTGACGtcctcctttgtcctatatttaaTCCTCCGATTGGAAACCCTtcgatcatatccagaatcgcgaatttctccattgctctgccgccgcagcgcttccgagatcgggagcgtcaggagacctcttcccggcaccctgccggagggaggattgacctccgggagcttctccaccaccatggacgcttctcggacgtgccgtgagtagtcctccttggaccatgagtccatgaccagtaggtatgtgatgtcttctctccaatactgtgcttccatgattagcctttgtgagatgccctacatgatcaaggcatctatgtaattttcatgctattgctatgctcgatttgttgggatccgatggattatgagattacgttcagattgttatgagttatatatttgattatccttttatattatgttccttagtgattcatgcatgttctccattgctctttattgct encodes:
- the LOC123413246 gene encoding scarecrow-like protein 32 — translated: MEQELRSGGAVRAQSTMCFSGALVDGPRIQQLLLHCAAALESNDVTLAQQAMWVLNNIASAQGDPNQRLTSSLLRGLVARACRTCGSPRADSMGPPPALGSQRAMSVTELADYVDLTPWHRFGFTASNGAILRAVAGRNAVHVVDLGVTRCMQWPTLIDALSKRPGGAPALRITVPSVRPAGPPLLGVPDEEIGLRLANFAKSKGVQLEFNVVNKSTATSTPSPAKLQTVCQELGSVLSDPPALRLRDSEALVVNCQSWLRHVAPGSRDGFMDAVRALDPCLVTVTDEDADLDSPSLATRIAGCFNFHWILFDALDTSAPRDSPRRLEHEAAVGQKIESVVGADGTERSESGARLAERMRRKGFAGVGFGEDEVAEVRHLLSEHATGWGVKREEDMLVLTWKGHAAVFTTAWAPN